Genomic window (Musa acuminata AAA Group cultivar baxijiao chromosome BXJ1-9, Cavendish_Baxijiao_AAA, whole genome shotgun sequence):
AAAAAAGCTTATACAGCCAAGTATATGAACGTACAATACCTtggaaatatatatattcaataacaAAATAGCAAGAAAAACGATCAATGGAATGGTCGAATTATGTGGCTAGGCAGTGCTAGGGGCTAATTTGGTGGAATCATAAGCTCATATCACATGATCAAGCCGAAGTAGTTCCCAAGTCTCACTGATAGTTAAGAAAGCTGAAAGACATCCTATTTACTTTTTTTAGCTGGCTGTGTTTATGATTGGTCTAATCATAGGTGCCTCTGCCTCTTTTCTGTATATGATGAACTGCTTCTGTTCAACTGTGGCCCTAAATTTATGTCTTTGTACTTGTTCACATTATATCGAGTGTCTATTTTCCCCTATCATCTTCTTTATATCACTGAAAGGCTGTTTGATCGTTTGTAATTCTACATGAAACTTAATATTTCTTACCAAAATATTCTGTATTCTTGCTGATATTATCCAAAAAATTCAGAACACGGATGCGATAATCTCTGCTATTACTAATTTCATAAACCAGTAGGGTGGACTGTCACAAAGCCTGTTCTACCATCATTGTTTGCAGGCAGCATGGACTGCTTTGTTCGTTTTTTAGTGTTTTAACCCATTTCAAATGTTTGTATCGTAACACCACCAGGCTACAAAATTATGATATTTCTTTGTGAACTCTTGGTCATTTCAAACAAAATTTATATTTTGGATTGGAGATAATCCTAGGATTCTGTATTATTTTTTCTGATGGTTGGTAATGTTTTGTTGGTTGTTTTCTGTTGGTTATCTACATTTACATCTTcattttatttccttttattgcattaaagaTTTTGTGAACTTTTAATGCTTACACTTGCAATGTCTGGTTGTAAAGGAAAATTGCAGATAAAATTGCCACCTCAGGTTTCTTTGTTGTGGTACCAGATCTCTTATATGACGATCCCTATTCAGCTGATAATCCTGAGAGGCCTATTTCGATTTGGATACAGTCTCATTCCCCGGTTGGTTTCTTATCTTGCATCCTGAATTTCTCCCTGTACAAGGGGAGTAAATCATTGTTTGGGTAATTTTCTCCAGTTGTTCTGGCACTATATTTTGACAAACACTATATGAATGAAAGAATTTCCCATTGATCTTAATGAAAAAAATTGTGTTTGTTATTCATCTGAAAAATTGTTAATAGCGGAAAAAAGAATGAATAGAATGGATAACCAAAGGAAAAACATAATCCTCCAATTTTTATTGTTAGGGTGTTTTTATCATGAGACTGAAAGTTCTTTTTGTACTGAGTGATTTCATCCTGCACTTCTGGAACTCTTTTGAGATCAATTAGAACATGGTTTGTGGTGCATGCTACAGTATTATCATGAACACAACTGCCACAGTGAGATAAGATGAATTTGTACTTATAAAGGACTATTGAGTTACACCTTGGTGCACATTGAATTGGCTTATTTATTTTAGGGCAAAAGTGATTGAGTTGATAcaaataattcaaattttggactgAACGAGTTGAAAATAATTACCAACATGCTGTTGATTCAAGTAGCAGTAGATAGAAGAGAAAATAGACGTAGATAATGAGTAATGACaagaaaaaagggaggagaatgaatatatatatatgtatgtgtgtgtgtgtataagttAGTGTTGTTATGAAGCATCCTAGTGCTTACCTAGATACTCAGGCGAAACAAGACCTTGAAAGACCCTAGATAAGGTGCTTTCTGgtgaattttggattttgatgatgaaatcaactaatgaagttatgatctaatctgcgttttgagtgacgcaggactaacttcgatcaaaaaaggtaaattgattaaagcagaagGAATCGGACATTTGCTAGagtgaaatatgttagaagattggatgtcgaaccATTGGATCGATCGaaatattgacagaaggcttcgtgccatgagttcagacattgggccgaaggatcggaccttacgccaaggagatcggaagttgcaagAGTCAACAAGAGATTTTTCTAGGTACTTGAGATATGgtataagtttatatatatatatatatatatagatgtgtgGATTTTCTCGAGGTACTTGAGATTTTCACGATGAATGTTGAATCTTCTATGGAATATGGATCTCAATCTTTAGTGTTAGCGGGTCTTCTTGAGCAGTTTCTTTTGTCATCTCTGAAGCCTCTAATTTTCTGCTGGCTGTAGATATTTTGCTTAAGCATTTCAGCATTTGTTTGCTTGTTATTTTCCTGCGTGGTCTAAGCTGATCAGATCTGATACCTTAGGATCAGCAATGGCTATAGTTTCCTATGTTTATTGGGTTTTTTGCGGTGTGGCCTTGAACTAGTCTTCTAAAATTAATCGCACCCAAGTGATGAAGGATTCTACTTTTAATACTGGACCCAGTATTACCTTATTATACTGGGTACTGACACATATCACttgaatagaaaaagaaaataaaggaatGAGAAAGAGCCAAGAAATATCATGGAGAGAAAAATGGCTGGAGGCAGACAGCTATACCCCATTTGTTCCTCTTCTTTATGTGCCTAATCCAATTCGGCAAGTGTCTATTATGACTTCATCTTAAACTGGTCTGTGTAGGCTGCATGATGTTTACCAATCTATTATGACTACATAATGTTAGACTGGTCTGTGCAGGCTATGTGATGTTTATCGAACCTAACCGGATATATACTGGGCCAGTTTGAGTGGCTTGGGTTGGTTTCGATGTTGAGTTGCTTTAAATTACAGAATAGTATATTATTGTTCGACATAGGACAGGGATACCCCTGGTACAAAGGCAGTATGCATCCCATTCTCACTGGAATGGTTCATAGAGCAGTATGGCACAAAATGTGTTCTTGCTTGCCATTAATATCTGAAACACACTATTGGAGAAGAAAAATtggacatgcatatcatgatctaGTTTATCCATACGTTGTCTAGAACACTAGATTTTGGCTCATGTTATGTGCATTCAGCCCGGTACTGTCTCCTGTTCCTTTAGTGTCCTATTAGGTGATTGTAGCTTACTTTCACTCTAATTCCTATGGTACTGGTACAATTGGGGTTTCAGCATACAAATTCAGAATGTGGACAATGGATAAAAAATCGTCTCATATAATGTTTGACTGAAAAGAATACAAAATGACATCTTCACTAGATCACTTTTGAATTGCTTTAACATAAATATTGATGCATGGAAACAACAAGGTTTTTTTGCCTTCATAGGACAAAGGCTGTCAAGATGCAAAACCAATTATTGCAGCTCTAAAGAACAAAGGCATATCTGCAGTTGGGGCCGCTGGCTTCTGCTGGGGAGGTGAGTCTCACGTGATATTTTATGCATGCACTTTGAGCTCCGATTGTGAAGACCCAGATATTATTACAGTGGAAAATTACTGTATCTTTTGGATCTGAAAAATGTAGTCCTAGACCTTTATTTAGCCTTAAACACTTGAATAACTTATGTTATTGACTGAAATACAACTTCTTGTATCTCAGGCAAAGTTGTCTTCGAATTAGCAAGGTCCAGTGAGATTGAAGCTGCTGTCCTTTGCCATCCTTCTTTTGTAAATGTTGATGATGTGAAGGGTATTCCCTCCTTTAAGAATTGGTCAAACTCATGCTTTCTTAACATGTTTTTATTGTTGAGAGTTGAGACGATCTGTTTTCACCATTTACCAGGTGTTAAATGTCCTATTTCAATACTTGGGGCTGAGAATGACCATATTTCTCCGCCTGAACTGTTGAAGCAGTTTGAGCAGGCTTTATCTTCAACATCTGAGGTAAGTCACCTATGGCAGCATTTTCAGGTCAATTTAGTCATGTTGTTGGACTCTAAATTACAGAACATGCATCTTAAATGTAATATCAAATAATGTTAGCTTATCTATTTGATTAATCTGCTAAATGGACCCCTCAAAATATATGCTAACATTCTGTGATCCAATATGATTTTGGGCCACATGATTTGTCAGGAAAGACACATTGTAAAGATATTTCCTGGGGTTGCTCATGGATGGACTGTCAGACACAAAGCCGATGATGCTGCAGCTGTTAAGCGCGCTCAAGAGGCACATCAGGACATGCTGAACTGGTTTATCCAACACGTCAAGAAAGAACATGTGAACTAAAATACTTCTTATTCACTCAATGGTCTCGTCGGACTGTCTATTAAGGTGTAATTCAGACCTTGTGTTGAAACTTATGGTTGTTGCTTTGGAAGATGGATGTTCTTCCTGACTGGTTGAAACTACTAGTAAATTCTGAAGTCTAATTCCTATGATGGGGATTAGCAAATAGCTGTCCCCTGTAAAATGAAAGATTTTCAACTCGTTTATCTGATCATAGCAcaacttattttatttttctgctgTTCTTGGTCACCGAAAGCtaggatttccatattgcttcttACATGTTTCTGCCTCAAATGTTTAGTATCCATAGAGTGAGTCTTACAGAAGTTATAATTCCGTTTGAGGAATACCTCTGTTTCAAGCATGCTTAGTTTCCTTTGTACTTCGGCTCTTCCATCAGGAAAGTGTGAGGCTTTGGTTTCATATCAAGCTGGATTTCTTTTAATCAAGTTGTTCAGGTGGCTGAGTCACAGGGCCAACGTGGATTTGTGCTTCCCAAGCTTATTCATGTTGTTGAAGTTTATAAATATATTGAATCCTTTCTTCACGGCTTAATCTTTTGGGTTATTGCTAACCCATGATTTGCCAGCAAAGGTTTATTATGGATAGGTCGGATTCGATTttagttcttagatttgaaaaATCAGAATCGTCAATTATTGAACTTGTGATTTCGATttcgattttggtttcttctttatTACGCCCTCTTGAatttttaaattatcttatcttaaattgataatattataatacaGATCAACAGTCTAGGATTCAAACAGGACATTGACAAAATATTTAAGTCTTTCACATCATAATTCTATAACTCACAAAATCTGTACaatttaaattcatataccacattgaataataaaatctaaaaccaactcattaaaacaagaatcaccttataaatccataagtgtgGTATTCTAGATAATCACAAAAACAAATATTTAtcatatgttcatatcattacataaattaacttaacattttaaaatcataagagattttttaaacttttacaaaactcatatctACATTATtactttgattttaatttttttaaatttatttaaaataaaattataattttttatatttaaaattaatgtaaatttaaaaataaataaataaataaaatgatgattCTAATCTGAACCACTCGAATTGCAGCTGCATGTTCTCGCTAGTCATTTACCATGTGTTATATGACCTGGAATGGTTGGTTGGGTATGAACTTGGTTGGTAACTGCCGGGCTTCGaccaaagagaaacaaaaaaaaaggagtatGACTTGCATATAATAAAGTCAACCCAACATCTCTTTCCGGTCACTGTTATGATCATAGCAGTGGCTGCCAATGGcaatcaaagaaaaataaaataaatatagggTTATCAACAGCCCAAGTGatctttttttaggtttattgctGATCCAGTTGGTCTATTGCTGATATGTATGGGTTTAACTTTTGGACCATGACGAGAAGCTTGCCATCATGGATAACGTGTCTGAATTGGACGCTTGACCACGTGGTTCACCTTTGACCCTTGCCACGCAATGGCCTCCGTGGGAGCTCAAGTTTGACCGCTGCGAGCCGTCTTCTCATAGATTACGATACGACGTTGCACTTCACGTAGAAAGAGGCCTTCGACGACTCCCAAGCAATTAATGAGTGGCTGCCATACAGAAATAAACTCATAGATTTCCAGGTCTGCGGATGCTTCCACCTGACTCAGACGTAGAACAATTCCCTTCCCAAGTCCCGGAGATCGAGAGATGAGTCTCAACAGCGAGCAAAACGAAGAAGGAGATCGAAGCTTCATGTTGGACGTCGCCCGGCATCAGGTGCGAGGCGGCAGCGAGCACCCCGTCTTCGCACCTCATCCCGATCCCAGGGACCCGACTCCGACAGCGAGAATTGGCAGCTCGATCGAAGCACCGGAGAAGAAGCTGACGCTCTTCGCCTTCCGCCTCGGGATTCTAGAGAAGTCGGCAAGCGGTCTCGGCACGCTAGCCTTCGTCTGGGCCACCGTCGTCCTCCTCGGCGGCTTCTCCTCGGCGCTCGTGAGGAAGGACTTCGTGATCGTGACCGTGCTTCTCGTCACCGAGAGCACCAGAATCTTCGGCCGCAGCCACGAGCTGGAGTGGCAGCATCAGGCGGCCTGGACGACGCCGGAAGGTGCAGGAAGGTCCAGCTTCCGCGTCGTCGAGGACGTCGATGGCCGACGAACGTGGCGCTCTCGTGACGTTCCCCTGCTTCCTTTCGCTGGCTGGATCTTCGTGTCGAAGAACCTCAGCAGGGGCCTCTCATGGCTTCAGCTCTCGTCCGCCCTCGCCTGCGTGGTGCTCTCCTTGATGCGCCTCATTCAGCAGGACTACGGCGAGGTAGTCGGGCGAGATCGCAGGAACCTGAGCCCAGCTCTCAATCTCTTCTACGGACTGGCGCTCGCGGAGGCGCTCATCTTCCTGATGGAGAAGGCATACTGGTCATGGAGGATCTCATTCTACAAGTTGCTGGAGAAGGTCAGCCGAGAGTGTGATCTCGGAGAAGTCTCCATCAGGCGCTTCTTCTACGACACCTACTCCAAGTGCATCGAAGGCAGCGTCTTCGACGGCCTCAAGATGAACCTAGTGACCTTCGCCAAGGAACTTCTGGTCTCTGAGCTCCGCGACGAGCAGCTCATTGGCGTCCGAGTCCTGCACAAGCTCGCCACCATCGACCGCTTCTCCCTCGACACGCTCAGGAAGATCGGCAGCTCGACGCGGACGATCGAGAGGCTCGTGGAGATGCTGAACTGGAAGAACACGGGCGAAGAGGAAGAGATCAGGATGCGTGCGGCGGAGATCGTGTCGAAGCTTGCAGAGAAGAGGAGGAACGTGCTTCGAGTTGCTGCAATTCCAGGAGCCATGGAGGCGCTGTCATCGTTGCTCGTCGTCGATGACTCCTCGGACTTCAATCTGCTGGGACTGTCCATCCTCGAGAAGCTGGCATCAGACCACGAGGACTGTTGGAAGATTGGCAATACCAGAGATCTGCTGCCAAAGATCATCGACCTCACCAGTGCGAGGAAAACGCTGCTTAGGAATGATCATGCAGCAGAGTCCCAGATCAGAACGGTGATGAGTTCGCTGCAAGTGCTGAAGAAGCTGGTGAGCACGACCGGATACATCGGCCAAATTCTACGACAGGAAGTCTCTGAGATCGTGTTCACGGTGAGCAACATAAGGGAGATCCTGCAGCACGGAGAGAGCCACATGGTTCTGCAAAAGCTGGGAATCGAGATCCTAAAAAGCCTCGCCATGGACGAGAGCGCAAGGGAGAAGATTGGAAGCACAGGTGGAGTCATCAAGCTGCTCCTGTCGATCTTCTTCGAGCCAGGATTCACCGAGGCTGAGAACTCGCTCAGAGATGAAGCGGGAGAGGCGCTGGCGATGCTGACATTGGAAAGCAAGAAGAACTGCGATCGGATCGTGAAGGAGCCGGAGGTGGATAGGCTCATGGAAGCACTGACCGATGCTGTTCTTCAGATAAATGCTTCGAGGATTCTGCGCAATTTGTGTGCCTACGGCGGAGCCGAATGCTCTCATCGGCTATCGGGGATTACTGCTGCCATGCCCACTGTAAGCTTCTATCTCAAACTTCTATTATACTATCatcaccaacaacaacaacaaccataaCGTCTCGCGAATTGATCTGGTGGGATAAATTAAATTAAGTAGCTTCGTGGATTAAATTAGATCTTTAGTCCTAATCAAACCTTTAAGATGAAAACCGTACGATTAGCCTAACAGGAATTGCAAGCTCCAAGTAACATTCTTGTTCTCGAAACAGGTTTTGAAAGTGATTATGGAGGCAAAAGAGAGATTACTAGAGGCATCGATTGATCTAACCACAGAGATCTGCAAATTCCTGGATCCTGATGAATTTGCTGAATTCCTCAAGAAAGCTGCCATTGAAGAAACTGATCTTGTAGTGAAGCTTGTGCAAGTGCTGAAAGAATACAGATATCCGGAAATCAGGGTTCCAGGAATGAGGAGATTTGTGATTGAACAAGCTATTTGGATGATGAGATCCAACAGAAACAGTATCCAGCTCTTCGAGCAATTGGAGATGGAGAGGTTATTGAAGGCTGTAGCAGAGACCACATCCGAGCTCGAGTGCTTCCACATTTTCTCCGGCGGTGTT
Coding sequences:
- the LOC135593266 gene encoding endo-1,3;1,4-beta-D-glucanase-like, producing MASPQCCANPPTLSPACGDGIVVDDLGGVRAYTAGSPNSKIAVLLISDVYGFEAPNLRKIADKIATSGFFVVVPDLLYDDPYSADNPERPISIWIQSHSPDKGCQDAKPIIAALKNKGISAVGAAGFCWGGKVVFELARSSEIEAAVLCHPSFVNVDDVKGVKCPISILGAENDHISPPELLKQFEQALSSTSEERHIVKIFPGVAHGWTVRHKADDAAAVKRAQEAHQDMLNWFIQHVKKEHVN
- the LOC103998262 gene encoding uncharacterized protein LOC103998262, with the translated sequence MSLNSEQNEEGDRSFMLDVARHQVRGGSEHPVFAPHPDPRDPTPTARIGSSIEAPEKKLTLFAFRLGILEKSASGLGTLAFVWATVVLLGGFSSALVRKDFVIVTVLLVTESTRIFGRSHELEWQHQAAWTTPEGAGRSSFRVVEDVDGRRTWRSRDVPLLPFAGWIFVSKNLSRGLSWLQLSSALACVVLSLMRLIQQDYGEVVGRDRRNLSPALNLFYGLALAEALIFLMEKAYWSWRISFYKLLEKVSRECDLGEVSIRRFFYDTYSKCIEGSVFDGLKMNLVTFAKELLVSELRDEQLIGVRVLHKLATIDRFSLDTLRKIGSSTRTIERLVEMLNWKNTGEEEEIRMRAAEIVSKLAEKRRNVLRVAAIPGAMEALSSLLVVDDSSDFNLLGLSILEKLASDHEDCWKIGNTRDLLPKIIDLTSARKTLLRNDHAAESQIRTVMSSLQVLKKLVSTTGYIGQILRQEVSEIVFTVSNIREILQHGESHMVLQKLGIEILKSLAMDESAREKIGSTGGVIKLLLSIFFEPGFTEAENSLRDEAGEALAMLTLESKKNCDRIVKEPEVDRLMEALTDAVLQINASRILRNLCAYGGAECSHRLSGITAAMPTVLKVIMEAKERLLEASIDLTTEICKFLDPDEFAEFLKKAAIEETDLVVKLVQVLKEYRYPEIRVPGMRRFVIEQAIWMMRSNRNSIQLFEQLEMERLLKAVAETTSELECFHIFSGGVGLSRHSKTLSSLVETALHLMTAED